Part of the SAR202 cluster bacterium genome, ACCGTCGAGGTTCCATCCTTGGGCCGCCGACACCAGGACGGTGGGATATCGGTCAGAGAGGCCAAGAGAAACGCCGAGACCGTTTTCCCCGGGGTTGGATGGCGATGGCCCACTATCATTGGCATCATTGTCGAGACCGTTGGAGGCTATCAGTAGGTCGGTCTTGTTTAGCACTAGCAGCTTGGGCTTGTCTTTCATGCCGAGGCCCTGCAGCACGTCCTCCACCACCTGGGCCTGCTCTGGGGCCTTGGGATTCGATATATCGATTATGTGAAGTAAAAGGTCCGAGTCCTGAAGCCCTTCCAGGGTGGCGTGGAAGGCGGACACGAGAGTCGGAGGGAGTTTCTGGATGAAGCCGACGGTGTCGGTCAGAAGCACGTCGTCGCCGGAGGGGAGGCGGACGCGTCGCGTCACCGGGCCCAGGGTGGCGAAGAGCTTGTCCTCGGCGGCGACGTCGGCGCGGGACAGGGCGTTGAACAGCGTGCTCTTGCCGGCGTTGGTGTAGCCCACCAGCGACGCCGTGGGGATGCCCGACTTGCGGCGATGGGCGCGGTGCTGCTGGCGCTGGCCTTCGACTCGCTCTAACTCATCCTTGAGGCGCTTGATTCGATTGCGAATGAGGCGGCGGTCCGTCTCCAGCTGGCTTTCACCGGGGCCTCGGGTGCCGATGCCGCCGCCCAAACGCTCCAGGTGGGACCACTGGCCGGCCAGGCGAGGGAGGAGGTACTGGTGCTGGGCCAGCTCCACCTGCAGCTTGCCTTCGTGGGTGCGGGCGTGGCGCGAAAAGATATCGAGGATTAAGGCGGTGCGGTCGATGACCTTCACGTCGCGGGTCTGGCCTGGGTTGGATTGGAGGGTCTCTTCCAGGTTTCGCTGCTGGCTGGGGGTCAGCTCGTCGTCGAAGATAACGACGTTTGCGTTATGTCGAGTAACCAGGCTGCGGAGATCTTGCAGCTTGCCTTTGCCGAGATAATGGGGCGTTGGCTTTTCCAGCATCTGGCTCAGACGTCCGACAACCTGGACTCGAACAGTCCGGGCTAGCTGCGATAGTTCGTCCAGGGACTCGTCGATTCTCCACAGGCTTCGCGCACCCTTGACCTGGGCGCCGACAAGGACGGCCTTTTCGGCCTCGGACCGAGTCGAATGACCGTTGCGGGCTATGACTTACCTCTTCTTGGCCGGCGGCGGGAGTTTCCACGAATTGAGGCGCTGGATGCCCTTGTCCACCATCTCGTCAGGCGTGGTCAGAGAAAGGCGGATATAGCCCTCGCCCTGCTGGCCGTAGCTGGAGCCGGGCGTGACAACGATAGCGGTGTCGCGGAGCAGCGCGGCGGCGAACTCGGCGGACCCATAGCCCTGGGGCACGCGCGCCCAGAGGTACAGCGCGGCCTTGGGCGGCACGATGCGCAGGCCCAGGCGGGTTAGCGCTTTAACGACTTTATCGCGGCGGCGCTTGTATATAGTGTTGTTCTCGTCGATGTATTTCTGGTCGCCGGTCATGGCCTCGATAGCCATTTCCTGGATGGCCTGGGGGATGCCTGAATCGAGGTTGGACTTGATCTGGAACAGGGCCTTGACCATATCAGCGTTGCCGACGGCGGAGCCGAAGCGCCAGCCCGTCATGTTGAAGCACTTGGACAGTGAATGAAACTCAATGGCTACGTCCTTGGCGCCGGGAAATTCAAGAATGCTGGGCGCCTTGTAGCCATCGTAAACCACCTCGCTGTAGGCGGCATCATGCAAAAGGGCGATGTCGTACTTTTTGCAGTAAGCGATGGCTTTTTCATAGAAGGACTTGGGCGCGATGGCGGCGGTGGGGTTGTTGGGGTAGTTGAGCCACATAACCTTGGCGTCGCGCGCAACGTCAGTAGGAATTGCGTCGAGATCGGGAAGCCAGCCGTTCTCCTCGTGAAGGGGCATGGTGTAGGCCTTAGCGCCGGCGAACATGGTGCCGACGGCGTAGACGGGGTAGGCGGGGTCGGGGATGAGGGCCACGTCGCCGGGGTCGAGGAAGCAGAAGGCCATGTGGCCGATGCCCTCCTTGGCGCCGATGAGGGGGAGGACCTCTTTATCGGGGTCCAGGTCTGTAATGCCGAAGCGCTTCTTGTACCAGGTGGCGATGGCGCGCCGCACCTCAGGCGTGCCGTCGGTCTCGGGATAGCGGTGGTTGACGGGGTTGCGGGAGGCCTCGATGGCGCGCTCGATAATAGGCTCGGGCGTGGGTATGTCCGGGTCGCCGATACCGAAGGTGACGACTTCTACGCCCTCCTTCTTTTTCTGGGCGATGATGCGGGAGATCTCCACAAAGGGATAGGGTTTAAGCTGGGAGAGACGGTTGGAGAACTTCATTTAAATCTGATACCTCTATTGAATTTAAGAGTTACCTATCCCACTCGCCGCTGAAGACTTCCGTGGCGGGGCCTTCCATATAGACCTCGCCTTTGCCATCCCAGGCGATGTTAAGGGTGCCGCCAGGGAGTGTTATGTCAACAGTGCCTGGCTTGGTCTTTTCCAGCAGCCTCGACGCCACGGCGACGCCGCAGGCGCCGGTGCCGCAGGCCAGGGTCTCGCCGCTGCCCCGCTCCCACACTCGCACCCTAAGCTTGTTTGGCCCCGTGACATTGACGATTTCAAAGTTGACCCGTTTGGGGAACAGGGGGTGGTGCTCTACCTTGGGGCCGATGGTATGAAGGGGGAACTGGTCCACGGGCTGATCGATGAAGGCGACGGCGTGGGGGTTGCCCATGGACACGAAGGTCAGCTTGAGGTTAACGCCATCGATGGCCAGGGGGTGTTCGGCAACAGCCTCGCCGATTTTGCGGCCCTGGCCGGGCTGGGGCTTAACAGGAACGTCGGCGGGGTTGAGGATGGGCTTGCCCATGGCGACGCGGGCGCGGGTCACCTTGCCGCGCTCCATCACCGGCACCACCGTGCGAATTCCCGCCAGGGTATCTACGGTAACGCCCTTCTCGCTGGCCTTGACGACGCCGCGCTCGACGGCGAACTTAGTGAGACACCGGATGCCGTTGCCGCACATCTCGCCCTCGGAGCCGTCGGCGTTGAACATGCGCATGCGGATGTCAGCCTTGTCCGACTTCTTGAGGAGAATAATGCCGTCGCCGCCAATGCCGAAGTGGCGGTCACTCATAGCCTTGGACAATTCCGGCCAGTCGATGTCGAAGGCGCGGGCGTCGATATAAACGTAGTCGTTGCCCGCGCCTTCCATCTTGGTGAACTTGATAGGCTTAGTCGCTTTCATGGGCTTCTGACCTCCCAGCGGCGGGTATTTTATCATAATTAGCTACAAAATCGTGGACTATCGCCAGGGCCTTGTCGAACTCGGCGCCGTCAGCCTCCAGCCATCGAATCCTAGGGTCATCAAGCCGGAACCAATTGTACTGCCGGCGCGCGATTTGGTGCGTGCGGTACTTGGCGCGTTGTACCGCCTCATCCAGCGAAAGCTTGCCCGCCAGATGCGCCGCCAACTCCTTGTAGCCGGCGCTGGACATGGACGGCAATGATGGAGAGTAGCCGGCCTCGACAATCCGCCGCACCTCCTCCAGGAATCCCTGAGCCATCATTCCATCCAGCCGTTCATCAATGCGCCGGTAGAGTTCCTTTCGCGGCATCGTCAGGCCAAGGATAAGGACATCTTGCGCAAGAGCGGTTTTCTTAGGCCTAACAGCTTGCCCCTTGGAGGTCAGATGCACTTCCAAGGCCCTAATAACTCGACGTGGGTTTTTAGGGTCGGTGCGCTGGGCGGCTTCGGGGTCGACGGCGGACAGGAGCTGGTACAGGGCCCAGACGCCGCGCTGTTTTAGCTGCAACTCCAGGTCGGCGCGAAGGGTTGAATTGGGCGGCACGGTGGGGGGTCGCCAGCCCTCCAGCAGCGCCCACACGTACTGCCCTGTGCCGCCGACGATGATGGGCAATCGACGCCTTTCCTGCACGTCCTCGATGGCATTCCTGGCTAGCTCTAAAAAGCGGGCGAGGCTGAAGTCCTCGTCGGGGTCGCAGAGATCGAGGAGGTGGTGGGGGACGAGGGCGCGCTCCTGGGCGGTGGCCTTGGCGGTGCCGATGTCCATGCCACGGTATACCTGGCGGCTGTCGGCGTTGATGATCTCGCCATCGAGGGTCTGGGCCAGCCATAAGCCAAGGCCGCTCTTGCCAGCAGCGGTAGGGCCGACGATGACGATGGAAAATTTGTAGTCGT contains:
- the hflX gene encoding GTPase HflX codes for the protein MARNGHSTRSEAEKAVLVGAQVKGARSLWRIDESLDELSQLARTVRVQVVGRLSQMLEKPTPHYLGKGKLQDLRSLVTRHNANVVIFDDELTPSQQRNLEETLQSNPGQTRDVKVIDRTALILDIFSRHARTHEGKLQVELAQHQYLLPRLAGQWSHLERLGGGIGTRGPGESQLETDRRLIRNRIKRLKDELERVEGQRQQHRAHRRKSGIPTASLVGYTNAGKSTLFNALSRADVAAEDKLFATLGPVTRRVRLPSGDDVLLTDTVGFIQKLPPTLVSAFHATLEGLQDSDLLLHIIDISNPKAPEQAQVVEDVLQGLGMKDKPKLLVLNKTDLLIASNGLDNDANDSGPSPSNPGENGLGVSLGLSDRYPTVLVSAAQGWNLDGLLEAVQELLVKEWTAQRV
- a CDS encoding diaminopimelate epimerase, which produces MKFTKMEGAGNDYVYIDARAFDIDWPELSKAMSDRHFGIGGDGIILLKKSDKADIRMRMFNADGSEGEMCGNGIRCLTKFAVERGVVKASEKGVTVDTLAGIRTVVPVMERGKVTRARVAMGKPILNPADVPVKPQPGQGRKIGEAVAEHPLAIDGVNLKLTFVSMGNPHAVAFIDQPVDQFPLHTIGPKVEHHPLFPKRVNFEIVNVTGPNKLRVRVWERGSGETLACGTGACGVAVASRLLEKTKPGTVDITLPGGTLNIAWDGKGEVYMEGPATEVFSGEWDR
- a CDS encoding aminotransferase class I/II-fold pyridoxal phosphate-dependent enzyme, with amino-acid sequence MKFSNRLSQLKPYPFVEISRIIAQKKKEGVEVVTFGIGDPDIPTPEPIIERAIEASRNPVNHRYPETDGTPEVRRAIATWYKKRFGITDLDPDKEVLPLIGAKEGIGHMAFCFLDPGDVALIPDPAYPVYAVGTMFAGAKAYTMPLHEENGWLPDLDAIPTDVARDAKVMWLNYPNNPTAAIAPKSFYEKAIAYCKKYDIALLHDAAYSEVVYDGYKAPSILEFPGAKDVAIEFHSLSKCFNMTGWRFGSAVGNADMVKALFQIKSNLDSGIPQAIQEMAIEAMTGDQKYIDENNTIYKRRRDKVVKALTRLGLRIVPPKAALYLWARVPQGYGSAEFAAALLRDTAIVVTPGSSYGQQGEGYIRLSLTTPDEMVDKGIQRLNSWKLPPPAKKR
- the miaA gene encoding tRNA (adenosine(37)-N6)-dimethylallyltransferase MiaA, yielding MCALLNDYKFSIVIVGPTAAGKSGLGLWLAQTLDGEIINADSRQVYRGMDIGTAKATAQERALVPHHLLDLCDPDEDFSLARFLELARNAIEDVQERRRLPIIVGGTGQYVWALLEGWRPPTVPPNSTLRADLELQLKQRGVWALYQLLSAVDPEAAQRTDPKNPRRVIRALEVHLTSKGQAVRPKKTALAQDVLILGLTMPRKELYRRIDERLDGMMAQGFLEEVRRIVEAGYSPSLPSMSSAGYKELAAHLAGKLSLDEAVQRAKYRTHQIARRQYNWFRLDDPRIRWLEADGAEFDKALAIVHDFVANYDKIPAAGRSEAHESD